The following proteins are encoded in a genomic region of Burkholderia cepacia:
- a CDS encoding PAAR domain-containing protein — MRGVIRVGDVHSHGGRVESGAANSEVMGRPVARVGDRCTCPIHGECVIVEGDADFDIEGSLASFDGHKTSCGAVLITSLPTSGRT, encoded by the coding sequence ATGCGCGGCGTAATTCGGGTTGGGGACGTACACAGTCACGGCGGACGCGTCGAGTCAGGTGCCGCGAACAGCGAGGTCATGGGGCGGCCGGTCGCTCGAGTCGGCGACCGCTGCACATGCCCTATCCACGGCGAGTGTGTAATCGTGGAGGGTGATGCCGATTTCGACATTGAGGGTAGCCTCGCATCATTCGACGGGCACAAGACCTCCTGTGGTGCGGTGCTGATCACGTCGCTTCCGACGTCCGGGCGAACGTAG